The nucleotide window CAGCTTGTCCGTGAGGTGCCCGCCGACCAGCCCCGCCAGCATCGAACCCGCACCATACGCACCCAGCACGATGCCGATCTTCGCCTCGGAATAATCCCCGTGCCCCGCTTCGCGCTCGTGGCGCAGGTAGAGGGTCATGAACGGCATCACGAAATTACCGAAGCGGTTGATGAGCGTGCCGCCGAAAAGGATCCAATACTGCGAGGGCAGGGCCCGCAGGTCCTGCCACAGCGTGGTATCGTGTCGTGACGCGTCCATTCCAACCGGAACGGCAAGCACCCGTCCGCTCGCCGCGAGTGGGGCGGAAATCGCGATGAAGTTCCATGTTATTTCGCCGCGATTTTCGGCGATTCCCTCTCCGGTCCTTTCGCTTGGATTGCAGAGCCGGAGAGCCCCTCCCACGCGAGAAGGTCGTGACTGGATCAGGGCCATGCAAAGCCGCGCGTCCGCCATGCTTTGATGTATCCCCAGATCATGGGAACGCGATCACGTGATATCATCGCGGCCGATTTTGTGACAGTCTTTATTTGTCAGCGCGAGGTCCCCGCCGGACGCCGACCTTTCTCCCCCCGGAAAGCACTACTCCCCCCGACCCCTTTAGATCGGCGGATGCCGGAATCCCCCCGTTCCGGCATCCGCCGATCGGCTTTTCAGACCCAGCAACCAAACTCGGTATGAACCTGCCGATGTCTGCGAAAAAGTCGGAATGATCCAATCCGATGGAAATCCGCCACCTGACAACGTTGGTGTGCGCCCTGATCACCAGCTCCCCGTTGTGCGCCGGGGAATTCCGACAGGATACCCTGCTGGCCGCATTTGACACCCGTGAAACTCTAGAGACTTTGGCTGCCAGACTTGAAAGAGCACGCCGACGTGATTCGTCCCCATCTGGCGGCCATTCCGGATGCCGACGAAAAATAAAGCCGCACCGGTTTCCCGGTACGGCCCTTAAAGGTAGAATAAGAACGGGACGATGTCCCTGCTCCTTGTTCAGGAATGGTTGCGGCGCTTGAGGCGGAGCTGCGCGAGGTTCTTCGCGATGACGCCCTGGAGGTGGGCGACTTCCTCGGCATCATCCGCGTGGTCGAGGGACTTGAGGGCCTCTTCAGCGCGATGGATGGCGGCTTCGGCCTTCGCTTCGTCGATCTCGGCTTCACCCAAGGCGTTGTCGGTGAGGACAACGACCTTCTGGTCGGTGACTTCGGCGAAGCCGGAACCGATGGCGAGGTGGACGGTCTGGCCAGCCTTCTGATAGCGCAGTTCGCCGGGCTTCAGGCCGGTCACGAGAGCGGCGTGATGTTCGAGGATGCCCAGTTCGCCATCTTCACCGGGAAGGTAGACGTTCTCGACGGTGTCCGAGAACACCTTCTTTTCCGGAGTGACGACTTCGAGATGGAGGGCCATGGGAAGGTTATGGGTTGGAGGTTAGAGGTTATTGGGGTTCTGGTTCTACCCAATAACCCTTAACAAATAACCTCTAACTTGAAGCCGATTAGTCGCGGGAGACGGTGTCGATGCCGGCCTTCATGTAGAAGTTGCCTTCCGGCACATCGTCCCACTTGCCGTCGATGATCTCGGCGAAACCGCGGACGGTGTCTTCGAGGGAGACGAGGGCGCCCGGGACGTTGGTGAAGATTTCCGCCACGTGGAAGGGCTGGGTGAGGAAGCGCTGGATCTTGCGAGCACGGAACACGGTGAGCTTGTCCGCGTCGGAAAGCTCGTCCATGCCGAGAATCGCGATGATGTCCTGGAGGTCCTTGTAGCGCTGCAGGATCTGCTGGACGCCACGGGCCACGCGGTAGTGCTCGGCACCCACGACTTCCGGCGCGAGCGCCTTGGAGGTGGAGGCGAGCGGGTCGACCGCCGGGAAGAGCGCCTGCTCGGCAAGGGAGCGCTCAAGCACGACTGTCGCGTCAAGGTGGGCGAAGGTGTTCGCCGGAGCCGGGTCGGTCAGGTCGTCCGCCGGCACGTACACCGCCTGGATGGAGGTGATGGAGCCCTTGTTGGTGGAGGTGATGCGCTCCTGGAGGGACGCCATTTCCTCGGAGAGGGTCGGCTGGTAACCCACCGCGGACGGGGTGCGGCCCAGAAGAGCGGACACCTCGGAACCGGCCTGCGAGAAGCGGAAGATGTTGTCGACGAACAGAAGCACGTCCTGGTTGTCCTGGTCGCGGAAGTGCTCGGCCATGGTCAGGGCGGAGAGCGCGACGCGGAGACGGGCGCCGGGAGGCTCGTTCATCTGGCCGTAGCAAAGAGCCACCTTGGAGCCTTCGGTGAGGACTGGGTTGCCCTTGTCATCCAGCTTGATGTGGCCGGACTCGTCCTTCTCGGTGGCGATAACGCCGGACTCGATCATTTCCCAGTAGAGGTCATTGCCCTCACGGGTGCGCTCACCCACGCCAGCGAACACGGAGAAACCACCGTGCGCCTTCGCGATGTTGTTGATGAGCTCCATGATGACCACGGTCTTGCCCACGCCCGCACCACCGAACATGCCGCCCTTGCCGCCCTTCAGCAGCGGGCAGATCAGGTCGATGACCTTGATACCGGTCGGAAGGATTTCCGTGTTCGCGGACTGCTCGGTCAGGGACGGAGCGGCGCGGTGGATCGGGGAGCGCTGCTCCGGATTGGCCAGACCCACGTTCTCGTCCACAAGATCGCCGGTGACGTTGAAGATACGGCCAAGGACCTGCTTGCCGACGGGCACGGCGATCGCCTTGCCGGTATCAACCAGGGTCATGCCACGCTTGAGACCGTCCGAGGTGGACATGGACACGGCGCGGACCCAGCCGTCACCGAGGTGCTGCTGGACTTCGAGCACGAGCTTGGTCTCCACGCCGTTGAGCGGATAGGTGACTTCAAGCGCGTTGTAGATCTCCGGCAGCTTGGCGGCCTTCGAGAAATCGGCGTCGATGACGGCGCCGATGACCTGGACGATGGTTCCTTGGTTGGACATGGTGGGAGTGGGACGGGATCGCGGGCGCGATCGGGGTTGAATGTGGACGGACGTTGAAAGGGTTATTCCATCGCCTTCATGGCGGTGGTGATCTCAAGCAGCTCGGAGGTGATGGCCGCCTGGCGCAGCTTGTTGTACTCGAGGGTGAGTTCCTTGATGAACTTCTTGGCGTTGTCGGTGGCGCTCTTCATGGCGACCATCCGGGCGGAGTGCTCGGAGGCGCGGGATTCCACGATCATCTGATAGACCTGGAAGTTCACGTAGAGCGGCAGCAGCGTGCCGAGGACGTCCTGGGCGGAGGGCTCGAAGAGGTAGTCCTTGGCCAGAGCGGCCTTCTTGTCCGCGGTGCCGTGGTCGATGCCGGTCATGCCTTCGTAGGCCTGGTCCTCGCCGAGGTGGTTGGCGTCGATCGGCAGGAGCTGCACGACCGTCGGCTCCTGGCGGAGGGTGCTGACGAAGTTGGTGAAGGCGACGCTGACCTTGTCGTACTTCCCATCAAGGAAGAGCTTGGTGAGCAGCTTCGCGATCGGGCGGGCTTCCGCGAAGGGAACCGGGTCCTTGATCTCGAAGTCGGCCACAAGGTGCTTGCCGAGTTTCTCAAGGGTGGTGCGGAGCTTGCGGCCCACGGTCACGAACTCGGCGGTCTCGGAAGTCTCCGCGCGGAGCTTCTTGTAGAGGTTGGTGTTGAGCGCGCCGCAAAGACCCTTGTCGGTGGACACCACGAGGACGAGCTCGCGGTTGCCCTCGCGCTTCACGAGCAGCGGGTGGGCATCCTCGGCGACGTTCTCCTTGAGGTTGACGAGGACTTCCTTGAGCTGCTTGGCGTAGTCACGGCCGGCGATGGCCTGATCCTGCGCCTTTTTCATCTTGGCGGCAGCAACAAGCTGCATCGCACGGGTGATCTGTGC belongs to Luteolibacter ambystomatis and includes:
- the atpC gene encoding ATP synthase F1 subunit epsilon: MALHLEVVTPEKKVFSDTVENVYLPGEDGELGILEHHAALVTGLKPGELRYQKAGQTVHLAIGSGFAEVTDQKVVVLTDNALGEAEIDEAKAEAAIHRAEEALKSLDHADDAEEVAHLQGVIAKNLAQLRLKRRNHS
- the atpG gene encoding ATP synthase F1 subunit gamma, giving the protein MANLRDIRRRIKSVKGTAQITRAMQLVAAAKMKKAQDQAIAGRDYAKQLKEVLVNLKENVAEDAHPLLVKREGNRELVLVVSTDKGLCGALNTNLYKKLRAETSETAEFVTVGRKLRTTLEKLGKHLVADFEIKDPVPFAEARPIAKLLTKLFLDGKYDKVSVAFTNFVSTLRQEPTVVQLLPIDANHLGEDQAYEGMTGIDHGTADKKAALAKDYLFEPSAQDVLGTLLPLYVNFQVYQMIVESRASEHSARMVAMKSATDNAKKFIKELTLEYNKLRQAAITSELLEITTAMKAME
- the atpD gene encoding F0F1 ATP synthase subunit beta, producing MSNQGTIVQVIGAVIDADFSKAAKLPEIYNALEVTYPLNGVETKLVLEVQQHLGDGWVRAVSMSTSDGLKRGMTLVDTGKAIAVPVGKQVLGRIFNVTGDLVDENVGLANPEQRSPIHRAAPSLTEQSANTEILPTGIKVIDLICPLLKGGKGGMFGGAGVGKTVVIMELINNIAKAHGGFSVFAGVGERTREGNDLYWEMIESGVIATEKDESGHIKLDDKGNPVLTEGSKVALCYGQMNEPPGARLRVALSALTMAEHFRDQDNQDVLLFVDNIFRFSQAGSEVSALLGRTPSAVGYQPTLSEEMASLQERITSTNKGSITSIQAVYVPADDLTDPAPANTFAHLDATVVLERSLAEQALFPAVDPLASTSKALAPEVVGAEHYRVARGVQQILQRYKDLQDIIAILGMDELSDADKLTVFRARKIQRFLTQPFHVAEIFTNVPGALVSLEDTVRGFAEIIDGKWDDVPEGNFYMKAGIDTVSRD